Part of the Tribolium castaneum strain GA2 chromosome 4, icTriCast1.1, whole genome shotgun sequence genome is shown below.
acgTTCCTTAAAGGGTTCCGctaacaagattttttttcgaaaatcccTTTCAAAAGAGAGGAAGTGGAATGttaaaaatccgtcattttaaaaaactattaaagttGTATTCATAAAAATTGGCATTTACGCCTTACGTTAAAAATGAAGATATAAgagtttcagaatttttgaataattaaccCCTAAAAGGGATAAATGGGTGTTaaagtttatttgaaaaatggatAAAAAAAACGCATTCTTTAAGCCCTGGCAATTCCATccctttctttatttttcaacttatATTCATGAGAACTTTATTTGGGCTAtagactaaaaataaaaatatttcttttaaattgcACCCTCAAAGTTcatcatttttgacattttatatcTATGAGAATTTATATTTGGgcttttgttgaaaaattaagaaaaatgttttttatgatttttagaaAGCCgaccttaattaaatttttgcaaatttacagaaaaaattcaaaggtGTTGATCAAAAAACCGACCACAATTGCCATTTAATTAGTCGCATGGATTTACTCTTGCAGTAATAACAAGCTTACAGATATGTCGCCATATTCTAtatgagaataaaaataacatgatTAAAAAtcttatgtccttttcttaaAACGCCCATCTTAAAGTGACAGATAAACAGAAATGGACTGCAGATTCCATAGTTTTTggtaacaatttatttcaacacttataaaacttacaaaatattcaatttttgttaataagcaTTTCTGAATTTTGCGGAAATGTGCCTTTCTGAgaaaaaatgcattatttatttacatttataaaaagattcagcattttttggagttaaCGAAATCATAACAGTCATAAATAAAGAGCATAAATTCACCATCTccaaatgaaataaaagtttgtcCACTATTCAGAAATATTTCTCTGTAAACGCAGTTGGTAAATTCTTCTAGATATAGGTGACAATTCCATCTAAATAACACCAAAAAgctttcaatttaaaaacaacaacaataaatgattaaaaataaaagcaaaaatgacTTGTCAAAACGAAAAATCATTGTACGATAATTTCAAATActctctttaatttttttttttaaatatttagacGTGCATAAACTAATGCGCTGTGCCGCTTTGCCTAAATGACTAAGGTGTTTGGTGTGCctgtagtttaaaaaaaattaaaacaactttgcccatttatacaaaaaagagaaaaaggtttcattattaattacaacATGCAGAAACTACAATAAGCTTTAGAACAAGGAATTCCATAATCAactacatgaaaaaaataatttttaatgagtctgaattaaaatttacgcgaacaaaaaataaaaaatatgtcattGCGCGCCACGCGAAAATCAATAATTGGAATGATTTCGCATTGTCAAAGCGGCAATAGAGAAATAACAGCACCTTCAACTGAGCAAAATCGCAATTTCATTGTTATTGGCAAACACAATTGCATCGCATTTGGTAACTAATGGCCTGAAATCGCTACAAAGCATACATGTGGGTAAGTACCGAGTTTCAAACAAAGTTTCGCGAGAAATCAGCTTGACCGTTCTTTACTAAATACCGAAAGTTTCAAATTCCGAACTGTTGTCGCCtaaataaacaacaatttgCGTTTGGAAACACAGCGAAAATTAAAGAAAGCAGGTGAGGATTAAAGTCACGCAACTTTATCCCATTGGAATGCTTTTATTGTATTACTTGAATTCCTCCACACGCTCTTAATTCGGAAGCCAAAAGCTTCATCCCGGTTTTTTTATATTGCACACCACGGCGAAGAATTCTCATATTCCCTCTCATTGCAAGCGATAAACATTCAAAATGATGTCGTTAAGTTTTCATTCTTCACAATCATAACCGAGGAGGAGTGTAATTAGGAGCCAAGtctaatttgattaaaaaataggaGCGAAAAACACACATTTATCAGGTCTTGTTCCCAACAAACAAGATGTTTGCGGCCTTTCAACCAGTCGTTAATGACAAAAAGCGTCTTCTCTTGGGATTTCTTAAATTCATCACCGCCTCTAAtcgatttttaatatttaacgaGGCAACGAATTTAGCACGAAAAATCCGCGATAAATAATCAATGCGTTCGCGTCACGTTTAAGAGACAAAAGGTGGCTAATTAAAAAGCctagattttttgaaaatgcgAAATACGGAATGCGCCTCCTCTTGAATACTACATATTTCATCTAAAATTCCGTTTGAATTTGTGGAGTGGTTTTATTTGTCATTTGCTTTTAAAGAATTACGCGTTTGATCTCCAACGATACGTCTCTCATTCACCTTTGATTTAACTGAAGCCCGAATTTAGCAGACCGGCAGTAACTTGCATATTGTCCTTCACAGAGCTGAGACCATGAGTGTCGCAAAATTGATTGCATTCCATTGATTTcaagcaaaatattttcacgGTGAAACAATCCGCTTGTTTAACGAAACTTTGGAATAACGTGTTAAGTTAATTAAAGCAAGAACTAACTCTTTCTGGAATTAGGATGGGAAAGCAATCAAACTAATTAACTAAAAGGAAGACTAAAATACAAGCGACTTAGCGAATTTAGATAAACTTGTGTATTGTCTAATTGAGTTAGTTGCTGTTGACAAAATTAATCGGGGAATTTTTCCcgcaaaaagaaaataaatgcgagcggaaagtttgaaaaaggtAACGTTTGGCCAGTTTTTCACCCAACTATCCGCCTCATCAATCTCCAGGAAAAGTGTAAAGCCTCTGAGGACACCCCTAATGTGGAGATATCAACAAGAAACAAGGCTAAACATAAATAAACTGGCAACAAAACAATTCCGAGCGACGCTTTTCGCATTCGTCGCCACACTTTTAAAACTCTATTTTGAgttttgatcaacaataaaaattcagTTCCTTGAACCTTGCTAGGCCTCCACTTTTTCACATATTTCTTGTCGCAGCTTTAATCCTATTTCGTATATCTGGACCGTCAGGATGTTTTATCCTTTGACCGTCCAGACTTAATTATCTCAGTGTCCCTTTCTCAGTCTTTGAGGCCAGATTAACgtagcaattttttgaaacaacgCAACAGAGTCATACTTATTTTACTTTTCCAATTACTAATATCACAGTCAGAGAATTCTCAAAGCGTGACATTTGCTTTCGCTCTGCAATATTGACTTAAGATATGTTATGTAAATACTAATTGATAtttctataaaataattaacctGTATTGATCTGCAACTGTTTGAATGTCTCTCTCATCACGATTAAGTACCCGAGATTTCCGTTCAAAAACCCCAAAAAATGTTGGTGTTAATACGCAACCGGGGTCAAGGTGTCACCATATATCACTCATTTATTGACATTTTCGGTAATAGCAAACAGATCTTCAGCATCAGATATCGGTAACGAACGAAATTTTTGATGCTTCTCCCGATAGCACAAAGGTCACAAAGCCTCGAAAATGCCAATCCCTTGGTAAATCTCACTCCTTAATAACTAGACAACTGAAATGAAGCTTTGTGTAACTATGAGAGGGTCCATTTCAGTTAGACGCCGCAATTAATAAAGCAGTCTAGCGTGAGAGAAGTGAATCCAACTGATTTGAGTGAAAATTTCGGCACGAATCCTTTGTCTGAAAGTTATTTCCCGAAACTATGAGTCTCACGACTTGCCGGAGGCGATGATAAACCAGAAAAGTTGTCCATGGTTAGGTAAATGAGTTAATTATCGAAAACAGGTGATCCGTGATTTGTTTTTCGAACCGACAAATTGGCAAATACGATGTTATATAAACAAAGTTAGGTAACGCACGGTGCCGTACTTGGCCACATTGTGTGTGGCGGATGAGAGAAAGACCAATTACTTTCAACCTCAATACAAAAATTCTAATCGAAATAAAATCTGAGGAATTTCTACATTCCCAAATGAATAATTGCGCTCCCGATGCTCATGGTCAAAAGTGCCATCAAATTCTGCTTTCGTAAACAAATCGTGTGGTAATGAGTGGTCCATTGCCACCTTCTTTCGATCTGGTGACGATTAATAACGCGATGTGACAGATCCAGATTACAGCTTTTCgacataaaaacatatttatttatttgattaatGACACGAGTAATCTTCCAGACTCAGTGGCATCAAGGGCACAATAATTAGCGACGAAACAATCGCCGGCTTGCACATTTCCTCACCAATTAGCTAATTGTAATATTTCCCCCGTTTTCTGGCGATTAGTTCACGTTTTCTTAAATAACTCATTGAAAACATCTCGATAAGAACAAGTTGTTAAATGAGTTTTGATGGACTCGCCTCAAGCTTCTCCACCGCTAATTGCACGCATCTTTGGTATGTGAAAAGGCGTCTCAAGGATGTTCTAGATTACCGCCGAATCAAATACCATTGAATTATGCGCCGTTTTTGCAGAGGACCGGAGCTGGCGCTCCGGGCGCTCTGACCTAATATAGAATGAAGAAGGTGAAGAGACAAAATGTTGCGAAATTGTTGTAATTACCGTAAACTTGGCAATCAAAAAGTGGTCCAACAAGAATTCAACTCGTCCAAATTTGTTTCTACATTTAATCGGCTCAAGTCTTCTTGTCGATTTGATTCCTAAACTTCGTTTAAccttatttactttttgtgaCCTACATTTTAAGAGACGAAAACAGATTGAATAAATCTTTGAAGGCTTGACGCATATAAATTTAACAGTGAGGAAGAAGCTTTCAGgcatttattgctttttataaGGAATCCTGCGATACTTaactcaacaaaaatagaacaaaaatgtatcaCTCCAATCTAATCATTCAACGTTAGGGGAAAATGCGCAAAATTATTTACGCTGTTATCTAATTTTGCACTTCCTCCTTTAATTACCcaaatacttttttatatttttttaaaatggtgaaGTTACCGATTTCTCAAATAAAAGGTGcaaattcataaattttcagaaatatgCTCTTAAACCGGCACACCAACTCAATGGGTATGTCGTAGAGAAATGCTAACATATAAAGGTAcactagtaaaaaaattctttgtattaaagttatgtAGCACGGTTGTTTAACAATTGTGATCGCAAcagaatttgatcaaaaataaaaataaattatttttgaaacaattccctaagaaataatttttagttttggtacatctacaaattgtgatttttttgtgaatttttttattggcaatctattttgcttatttaaaaaacgctgCAACGTATATAAATCCAACTTTAAAAAGCGCGCGTTGTTTAAATTGCCAATGGCAACGTCAATAACCCAAGAAACGTAAAAAACAAATGGcatttttttgatgattttttattataatgaccATCAACTCCATGACAACAGAAGGTATACTGATAtcacattacattatttcccaaacaggctgattctttagggcctacattagaaactttttaacttctaatatagctagaaCTTTAAGATTTtatatacagactgatccagaaatactgagtctgttggtaacacatttgaaagtatttgtgcccgtaatttgcaacactgtaaccgaattcgatttctcttgacaattatttgacgtacaaccccacaagaatgttaaattgttattaactcGAAGAGTACTCCATTAgtattcttaaaaatttaagtccagtgttgccaacagactcagtatttctggatcttTTTCTGTACAATTTAAATCGATCATTCtgaattcaactaaattattttcaaaatagttgAATCTTCGGAACTACAACAAATTGgtgccaactttgaaattttaattagtaaccacctatttttattgcatttttgaatttgcgtCTTGAAACTGACTAAAATGTAGTAATGTTattagtacttatctgtcatagtttttgacgtatgtcaattttttatacaaatttttatttgcagggGTTCATTTTTAATATCACAGCTCGTGAACCTTTTACaataaaagaatattttttctgcACTTGATAGCCAAAGGTTCAAGGGATTTTCTTCTTTAGAATTGTTAACTGTCAAATTACAAGAATACTATgactttttgaaaatgataattaaaaaatgattataaaacagttttttcaaatggaatgaccctgtttttttaatggccatcaaaagaacatccatttttatgcagacttttatCAACATgttctatatctatctcttacagtatTTGAAAttcaagtaaacttttaaaaaatatgataaaattgtgctattaattaaaaaaaaatgtcctatttgttgaccattttcattcaagaagttcaaaattcaatGGCAGACTGACTAAGTTACTTTCCATAATTCagtaagttataataaactataattaaatattattgttttattactaatttgataataaaccagctaaaaactatatagaatattgaagtttgacaaatattgaccattttgcaagatctacttgattaactattaaaattacgaaataaaataagtttttggtgattttttcaactGTAAGGGATAGGTATAGaacgtattgataaaagtcaccataaatattgATACTCTTttgattgccgttaagaaaataaggtcgtttcatttaaaaaaactgagttgtagcagttttttaaaaaccatttttaaaaaaatcttactagccatgaattttgacagttgacaatttcgataattctaaaaaaacttttcaaacttTCGGTTATaggatacaaaaaaaatattcctttATCGCAAAAGATTCAAGAGTCCTGAAagagcaaataaaaattttaacaaaaaaattgacataataTGTCAAATACTGTGACAGATAAGTAGCAACAACTTagataaattttactcagatTGAGAAagtgaattcaaatatgcaatgaaaatgtgtggttactatttaaaatttcaaacttggcgccaattttttgtagttccaGAAGCTcagccatcttgaaaatagtTCAGTTCAACTCAGAATGGTCAatttggatcgtatacaaaattttaaagatttaactatattaaaagttaaaaagtttctaatgtaggtcttaaaaaaaatcaccccgtataatattaaattcaaaaactgctaaaatctcatagtacattataaaaaaattcatcatgtatgtaaaaaaaagattgCTTAATGTAAAGCATAAAACcattaaaaagtaatgaaaactgtagaagttaacaaaataaatttgtagcttcagattttttaaaatatgactttgggtaattttttcaaaatttttcctgTAACGTATCAATGAGTTGGtccgccagtttttgagcactctgtATCTCAGAATAGTTTCAGATACTTTTCTTCTTATATCAGATTTGTAGCAATTCATTATTCAAGACACAAAGAAAAACATCTTAACTTTCATAGCTATAGCAAAATTTGGCACAGTTCGCCCACTCTCCCTATAATTTagtaaataatagaaaatcgGCACTAAAACTGCTCAATAAACTAGTCGGAAGCcctttgttaaattaaattaaatcctGCAAAGCCCGAAAGCTGTGTTATGCTCATACAAAGCTCCACTACGAAGCTTTTTTATTGCCTTTACGGTTTCAAGAGTGAAAACagtcaaaattaatgaatttttgtgatatttaACGCAAATTCAGCCACTGGAACTTAAAATTActgaaattgttattaaaattttcaattaaaaagttGCATTTTTGGGCGAGTTAAGATGAAATATGTTTATGGCTTCTCAATGCTACATTAGAACTAGTTTTCCTGTCATTAGCAGTTAAATCAGCTAATTAAATCTCTGAGGCGTGATATATAGAATTTGGGATCGCCTCGAGTCCCAATTACTcggatatttaaatttttttgataataatcaCCGATATATTTTTACATCATACGTAACCTTTCTTGAGAATGACtaaaattacttattttaacCCCGCTTGCCTTGAATacaaaattgtgaaatgttCCTAAATTAAGTATATCATCCCATGCGACGCATCCTCGGTACTCGAACTATAAAAGCGAAAGGCATCTCATATCAAATCATTCGCTTTTAGTTACTCATCCAATTATGAAATTGGTAAGAGAATTAGTACctagttacaaattttattctgCTGTTAGTTTTTGGTTTTAGTTTCGGTGGCGGTTGCGACCGCAGCTCGCCTCGAAAACACGTACTTGCCGCCAAGCAGTGCCCAAACCGCCGGCGGCAGCAGCAGCTTCCTCAACGCCCCTAGACCGAGCGGCGGAGCCGCCGCCCCCAGACCCAGCGGTGGAGCCGCCGCCCCCAGACCGAGCGGTGGAGCCGCCGCCTTCGGCGGCAGCGGTCCCGTCTCCGCCAACGCCAAAATCGCCATCGTGCGCTTCGACAGCGACAACCCCGGGGACGGCACCTACAAATAcaggtttgttttttttcaatagtttacataagtttaaaaaaaatttcacagctACGAAACCGAGAATCGCATCTCCCATGAAGAATCCGGTCAACTGAAAAACCCAGGCACTGATAACGAAATCAGCGCGGTCCAAGGACAGTTCTCTTACACTGGTGACGATGGTGCTACTTACAGTATCACCTACACAGCTGATGAAAATGGGTTCCGACCTGAAGGAGCGCATCTTCCTGTTGCTCCCCCAATTCCTGCCGAAATTCTGAAATCTCTGGAGCAAAACGCTGCCGATGAAGCTGCCGGTATTGTAGATGATGGGCAATATCGAGCTGAGCATCAAGGTGAAGGCGCTGGACGTGGGGCTGGAAGTGGTGGAGCTTTCTCAGGAGGAGCTGCAAGTGGCGGAGCTTTCTCAGGAGGAGCTGGAGCGGTTTCCAACCAATACCTTGGACCCAAACCTAGCTCGAGTGCGGGATCAGGTGGATACAGATACTAAATAATCGACTGCATCAAggctgtattttattaaataatatatttattgttgaaaatgacaaaaatagagcaattttttcattacattttgctggttttatttaaacaaattgcaaaaacgaTTTGCCCCATAATTTCTTTgatgttaaatttaattaaaataaagtttttccaAATTCAATGAAGCAATCGTAAATATGTAACGAAATTATCTTTCCAGGGCAAAACTTCGAAACCTTTCAATTTCTTAAACTTTGGAGTTCGGACGTTAGcgatattaaataatattgatacacaaaacttttcaatattaaaatttaattttaaacttcaATAAATTTCACTTGAAGCTTTCAAGCttagaaaaagaaaattcGGCACCTGTTTCTCACCGAAATTATAACAAGGGAGTAATGAAGCGGGAAGTTATCTCGCTAAATGACAAAATACAAATCCAGAGCATTGCAATTTCGTCTTACATTATCCCGCCAATGTGCTTCGTGAAGCAGAAAACACTTTGACATGGTTTTACTGATACGTTATTGACAGACTTCAATCGCTGATGCGTTTTTTTAAACCGTGTTGACAAAATCTACGTTGTAGTGGAATTCAAACCAGACGCCGCTTTTATACTATGATTCGCTTCGGTGTAGCGTAAAATTGGACACATCTCGATATGTAAATGAATGAGTATTGTTTCACGGCTCTCACATTCTGTTACAATCAGATACAATGACAACAAACGTGCAAAAATACCAAGATGATACGTTTACAATTAATTGTGCAACACCTAACTAGCAAAATTGCAATTTCTATTGTAGTTTTTGCGGCTGGATTGTATCTCGcatttaattgttgttttcttCAGTTTTGCACATGTTTAGAACCATAGTTTccaaaatcattaaaatgGAGCAAAAGCTTTTAAGCGAAAATATCAGcgcaaaaaattgctaaaacgtGGTTTATTTCCCTTGATGAAAATGTGCAAAGCTACACTGTGTTAACTGGTAAAACGTTTTGTACATAAATCCCTTCTATTTCCTTCAAGTTCTACTTCGGTGATCTTAATCGACCAATTTCCAGTAAAGAAAAATCCCACCAATAGAACTTACTCCGAAATAACACAACAAGAATCAGGAAACATAAAGATAACACACAGTTTCTATTTCTCCTTGCAGTTAAAATGTTACAAGATTATTTAAATCCTTACGATGAGATTAAGCAATTTCGCAGAATTAGTAATTGTCCGGATTTCATACTCGTTCTAATCGCCTCCAATAAAAAGAAACATAAAATGGAGCAAGTAGAATAATGTGGAAGCTTTTATTGCGAAATGGATTTTGATGTATGTGTGATTTAGCCTCAGTTGCTgacatgttttatttattttattccccATTTCCCCGTGGCACTTATCCGCAATAGCTGCGGTTAAAGTACCGTGAAGATGTGCTTAATTTTGGCTCGTATCCGAAATTGCATAAATAACCATTTCTTAATTGATTTAACTTTCATTGCGCGACGATTtgaaatttacttaaaaatgtaTCAAATCGCGCCCCACCTACTCACAATGTCGCAATTCCCTCCAAAatgtcaataataataaaatcggGTTCTTGTGAAACGCTCTGAAAAAGAAATGTATCATCCGAAAACACACAACACCTCTCATCTCCGATGCTATAAAAGCGAAAGGATTCACCAAATCGGCATCATTTGCTTGATAACGCCACAGAATGAAACTGGTAAGTCGTCTCATCACATAACAATTACTTGATGCATCCTCTCTTTGTTATTGTTCCAGCTTGTGTTCACCGCTTTCGTTTGCGCTGCCTCAGCTGCCCGCCTGGATAACAATTACGTGCAGCCCCAAGGGCAAGCTCGCACCGGCCCCACGCCGCCGCCCCCGGCCATCCTCAGACTCAACAACGACAACAGGGGCGACGGACGATACAAGTTCGAGTAAGTTTGCACAAAGTGCCTAATTACCCACCAAGGGCACGGCTTTCCCTATTTTCAATGAAGCACAGACAACAGAGAAATGCACCAAGAAACCTAGTTTAAACCAGCGGTTTATTCAcgaaatatacagggtgattctttaatggcctacattagaaacttttcaacttttaatacaactagagctttaaaattttgtatacgatccaaatcgaccattttgagctcaactaaattattttcaaaatggctgatcTTCcgaaacttcaaaaaatttgcgccaagtttgaaattttaaacagtaattacacatttttattgcatatttgaattcaccttctcAAGCTAAGTAAAATTTAGTCAAGTTGTttgtacttatctgtcataatttttgacatttgtcaatttttttcatttatctAAGACatcacagcccttgaacccttttcaataaatgaataatttttggttcATTCAGTAACCGAAGGTTTGAAGAGTCTTCAAGAGTTtccaaaattgtcaactgtcaaaattcatggatagtatgattttttcaaaatggttatcaaaaaactgctataactcagtattttaaatggaacgactctattttcttaacggcaatattaatattaatacgTCCTATactttacagtttttgaaaaaaatcacaaaaaacagattttacttcgtaatttttatagttaatcaAATAAACCTTGCAACATGGtcacaattgtcaaacttcaaagttttatttagtttttagctggtacattatcgaataagcagtaaaacaatatttaattatagtttattataacttagaaTCGGTTTaaagaagcgtcattaagttaatctgcttatcgaataagcagtaaaacaatatttaattatagtttattataacttagaatcggtttatagaagcgtcattaagttaatctacaattaaatgcgtgttaactgatcacgtgaccaaattgtacaaagtaaagtaactcagtcagtctcccatcgaattttaaacttcttgaatgaaaatggtgaacaataaattaataaattaattaatagctAGCAGAGTTTtgtcgtattttttcaaagttgacttgatttaaaagaaaataatgacctaaaattcagttttttgccTTTATTGCCAAAACTACAAAAGATAGATatagaaaatattaataaaatcctgcacaaattgatgttcttttgattgccattgaaaaaacagggccattttatttgaagaaactgttttataatcattttttaattatcattttcaaaaaatcatagttgACAATACTGAAGATTTAAGAAAAGCCTTCAAACCTTTGGCAATCaagtgtaaaaatatttttcacttattATAAAGAATTCACGGAgcgtgatattttaaatgaaaattgttacaaaaaaattgacataagtcaaaaactatgacagataagtactaaccACTATCAGGGTATATTATATTAGAGTTTCAAAaagcgaattcaaaaatgcaataaagttGAGTGgttactattgagaatttcaaagttggtgccaatttctcgtagtttcGGAAGTTTAGCcattttgaaagtaatttagttgaactcagaatggtcgatttgaaTTGTATACAAAGTGTTAAAactctagctatattagaagttaaaaagtttctaatgtaggctctaaaagaatcagcctgtatgcATTGAACCTTTTAATTTGTCTGTAAGTTGTGgcttattttctaattttgagagatttttttccaagtgaGTAAAAATCGCGAAAAGGGCACTCGTTCACTCATATTTTCCATTGTAGTTTCGAGACTGAGAACCAGATCACTCAGCAGGAGATCGGCGAAGTGAAAAACGCAGGGACCGACCAGGAATTCAACGTAATCCAGGGCTCTTACTCGTACACCGGTCCTGATGGAGTCATTTACACCGTGAACTACA
Proteins encoded:
- the LOC658769 gene encoding pupal cuticle protein 36; protein product: MKLFLVLVSVAVATAARLENTYLPPSSAQTAGGSSSFLNAPRPSGGAAAPRPSGGAAAPRPSGGAAAFGGSGPVSANAKIAIVRFDSDNPGDGTYKYSYETENRISHEESGQLKNPGTDNEISAVQGQFSYTGDDGATYSITYTADENGFRPEGAHLPVAPPIPAEILKSLEQNAADEAAGIVDDGQYRAEHQGEGAGRGAGSGGAFSGGAASGGAFSGGAGAVSNQYLGPKPSSSAGSGGYRY
- the LOC103315019 gene encoding cuticle protein CP14.6, with amino-acid sequence MKLLVFTAFVCAASAARLDNNYVQPQGQARTGPTPPPPAILRLNNDNRGDGRYKFDFETENQITQQEIGEVKNAGTDQEFNVIQGSYSYTGPDGVIYTVNYIADENGFRASGDHIPTAAPVPAEIAEAVQQNAAEEAQGHVDDGQYRPEPEQGPPRGFRPQNNYKGY